A window from Hymenobacter volaticus encodes these proteins:
- a CDS encoding glutathione peroxidase — MKSLFLLGVLAACGLSFTVSNPSASVPAMTETTAPATVYDFTVKAIDGKDVKLSQYKGKKLLIVNTASECGYTPQYKELEELYKKHGDKVTVLGFPANNFGGQEPGTNEQISSFCEKNYGVTFPLFSKISVKGDDTAPLYKFLSDKAKNGAVSDAPSWNFCKYLVDEQGHVVGFYPSKVKPLSEELVAAILK, encoded by the coding sequence ATGAAAAGCCTTTTTCTACTAGGAGTACTGGCCGCTTGCGGCCTTTCTTTTACTGTTTCCAACCCCTCTGCTAGCGTCCCCGCCATGACCGAAACCACTGCTCCGGCTACCGTGTACGATTTCACCGTTAAGGCCATTGATGGCAAAGACGTGAAGCTCAGCCAATACAAAGGCAAGAAGCTGCTCATCGTGAACACCGCCTCGGAATGCGGCTACACGCCCCAGTACAAAGAGCTGGAAGAACTCTATAAAAAGCACGGCGACAAAGTGACCGTACTCGGCTTTCCGGCCAACAATTTCGGTGGGCAGGAGCCCGGCACCAACGAGCAAATTTCCAGCTTCTGCGAGAAAAACTACGGCGTAACCTTCCCGCTCTTCTCGAAAATATCAGTGAAAGGCGACGACACGGCACCCCTCTACAAGTTTCTGTCGGATAAAGCAAAGAACGGCGCCGTGAGCGACGCACCAAGCTGGAATTTCTGCAAATATTTGGTTGACGAGCAGGGCCATGTAGTCGGCTTTTACCCATCTAAAGTGAAGCCGCTGAGCGAAGAATTGGTAGCGGCTATTTTGAAGTAA
- a CDS encoding TIGR00730 family Rossman fold protein — protein sequence MKSVAVYCGSSAGTNEIYTQQAHEMGRLLVERNMTLVYGGGRVGLMGTVADSVMQHGGKAIGVIPDFLANKELAHNGLTELHIVKTMHERKLLMADLAEGFVAMPGGYGTLEELFEVLTWGQLGLHRKAIGLLNVEGYYDHLLRALNHMVQEGLLRAENRQQLLNDPTPNGIIDQMLAYVPVEVPKWLSPSTT from the coding sequence ATGAAAAGCGTAGCTGTTTATTGCGGTTCCAGCGCCGGAACCAACGAAATCTACACCCAACAAGCGCATGAAATGGGCCGCTTATTGGTTGAGCGGAACATGACGCTGGTGTACGGCGGCGGCCGCGTGGGGCTGATGGGCACAGTGGCCGACAGCGTCATGCAGCACGGCGGCAAAGCCATTGGCGTCATCCCCGATTTCCTGGCCAACAAGGAATTAGCCCACAATGGTCTGACCGAGCTACACATCGTGAAGACCATGCACGAGCGTAAACTACTGATGGCTGACTTGGCGGAAGGGTTTGTGGCCATGCCCGGCGGTTACGGCACGTTGGAAGAGCTATTCGAGGTTCTGACTTGGGGCCAACTCGGCTTGCACCGTAAGGCCATCGGGTTGCTCAACGTGGAAGGCTACTACGACCACCTGCTCCGCGCCCTCAACCACATGGTGCAAGAAGGCCTGCTCCGCGCCGAAAATCGCCAGCAACTTCTCAACGACCCTACTCCCAATGGCATCATCGACCAGATGCTGGCCTATGTGCCCGTAGAAGTCCCGAAGTGGTTGAGCCCAAGCACGACCTGA
- the argS gene encoding arginine--tRNA ligase, which translates to MQQLEQTLKTALGVAFQNVFGTEVPTAQLVLQPTRKDFAGSFTLVTFPFTKSLGKGPEQIGQAVGEWLVANEPAVKGFNVVKGFLNLEIADAQWLTVFEQLRQLPDGAPVATGGPQNVVVEYSSPNTNKPLHLGHLRNNFLGYSVAEILKATGATVTKANLVNDRGIHICKSMLAYQQYGQGETPQSAGIKGDHLAGKYYVLFEKHYREQIKQLEAEGVATDIAKRKAPLMLEAQDMLLKWEANDEEVVGLWKQMNGWVYEGFDETYKNIGVNFDKFYYESQTYLLGKERVEEGLQKGVFFKKEDGSVWVDLQAEGLDEKLLLRADGTSVYITQDLGTAELKYQDFHYDLSVYVIADEQNYHMQVLKAVLAKLGKPYADAIYHLSYGMVDLPSGKMKSREGTVVDADELVREVVEAAKQATLEKGKIEGLSEEEAAQLFHMLGLGALKYYLLKVDPKKRMLFNPEESVSLEGHTGPFIQYSHARISSILRKAAEQGVGVDAPLTSLTEIHDTEREMIQELGRYAAVVAEAARAQSPALVAQYAYDVAKAYNRFYTEVPIFIEPDAAKKAFRVALSAQTARAIKSSMGLLGIQVPERM; encoded by the coding sequence GTGCAACAACTCGAACAGACCCTCAAAACTGCGCTCGGCGTGGCTTTTCAAAATGTATTTGGCACTGAGGTGCCCACCGCCCAACTCGTATTGCAGCCGACGCGCAAAGACTTTGCCGGCTCATTCACGCTGGTTACGTTTCCGTTCACCAAATCCCTAGGCAAAGGCCCCGAGCAAATCGGGCAGGCGGTAGGGGAGTGGCTGGTGGCCAACGAGCCGGCTGTCAAGGGCTTCAACGTAGTGAAAGGCTTTCTGAACCTGGAAATTGCCGATGCGCAGTGGCTGACTGTATTCGAGCAGTTGCGGCAATTGCCTGATGGCGCACCCGTAGCTACTGGCGGTCCGCAGAATGTGGTGGTGGAGTATTCGTCGCCCAACACCAACAAGCCGCTACACCTAGGCCACCTGCGCAACAACTTCCTCGGTTACTCGGTGGCCGAGATACTGAAAGCTACCGGCGCGACGGTCACCAAAGCCAATTTGGTCAACGACCGGGGTATTCACATCTGTAAGTCGATGCTGGCTTACCAACAGTATGGCCAAGGTGAAACGCCGCAGAGTGCCGGTATCAAGGGCGACCACCTTGCAGGCAAGTACTACGTGCTGTTCGAGAAGCATTACCGGGAGCAAATAAAGCAACTGGAAGCGGAGGGCGTAGCCACCGACATAGCCAAGCGGAAGGCTCCGCTGATGCTGGAGGCGCAAGACATGCTGCTGAAGTGGGAAGCCAACGACGAAGAAGTGGTAGGCCTGTGGAAGCAGATGAACGGGTGGGTGTACGAAGGCTTCGACGAAACCTACAAGAACATTGGCGTCAATTTCGACAAGTTCTACTACGAGTCGCAGACCTATTTGCTTGGCAAGGAGCGGGTGGAGGAAGGCTTGCAAAAAGGTGTGTTCTTTAAGAAAGAAGACGGTTCGGTGTGGGTGGACTTGCAAGCCGAAGGCCTCGACGAGAAGCTGCTGCTCCGCGCCGACGGCACTTCCGTCTACATCACCCAAGATCTAGGCACAGCCGAGCTGAAGTACCAGGATTTCCACTACGACCTGTCGGTCTACGTCATAGCCGACGAGCAGAACTACCACATGCAGGTGCTAAAGGCGGTGTTGGCCAAGCTCGGCAAACCCTACGCCGATGCTATTTATCACCTCAGCTACGGCATGGTAGATTTGCCGTCGGGCAAGATGAAAAGCCGGGAAGGTACCGTAGTAGACGCCGACGAGCTGGTGCGCGAAGTGGTGGAAGCTGCCAAGCAAGCCACACTGGAAAAAGGCAAGATTGAAGGCCTATCAGAAGAAGAAGCCGCGCAACTATTCCACATGCTCGGCTTGGGGGCACTCAAGTATTACCTGCTGAAAGTGGACCCCAAGAAGCGGATGCTCTTCAACCCCGAAGAATCGGTGAGCTTGGAAGGCCACACTGGCCCCTTTATTCAGTACAGCCACGCCCGTATTTCCAGCATTCTGCGCAAAGCTGCCGAGCAAGGCGTAGGGGTGGATGCCCCCTTGACCAGCCTCACGGAGATACACGACACCGAGCGGGAAATGATTCAGGAGCTAGGCCGCTATGCTGCCGTGGTGGCGGAAGCTGCCCGTGCGCAGTCGCCGGCTTTGGTAGCGCAGTATGCGTATGATGTGGCTAAGGCCTACAACCGCTTCTACACGGAAGTGCCCATCTTCATTGAGCCTGATGCGGCGAAGAAAGCTTTCCGCGTTGCGCTTTCTGCCCAAACGGCCCGCGCCATCAAGAGTAGCATGGGGCTGCTAGGCATCCAAGTTCCAGAGCGGATGTAG
- a CDS encoding arginase: protein MRRIKLLEVRSELGAGTRGASMGVDALKVACLNKGCDYFRRFNSVVVPDLNHVLFEPNLFPYARHIDSIYTVQRAVASAVEQTLRFGEFPLVLSADHSSANATIAGIKAAYPNKTLGVIWIDAHADIHSPYTTPSGNVHGMPLAASLAEDNRECQRQQPDQETEFFWQRLKNLSVPGPRLRPEHLVYVAVRDTEPEEEALIERLGIRWIRLPEIQQKGSRQLTREIYEHLRFCDMVYISFDVDSLDASFSRGTGTPVADGLYLSEGENLCQDLLENERVVCFEMGEINPTLDNENTMANNAFNILEKATDAIERRLRMDEVVSR from the coding sequence ATGCGACGCATCAAGCTTTTGGAAGTTCGGTCCGAACTCGGAGCCGGTACCCGAGGCGCTAGTATGGGCGTTGATGCCCTGAAGGTGGCTTGCCTCAACAAAGGGTGCGACTACTTCCGCCGGTTTAATTCGGTTGTCGTACCCGACCTAAACCATGTGCTCTTTGAGCCCAACCTCTTTCCGTACGCCCGCCACATCGACTCGATTTACACCGTGCAGCGGGCCGTGGCCAGCGCCGTCGAGCAGACGCTACGCTTCGGAGAGTTTCCGCTGGTGCTGTCCGCCGACCACAGCAGCGCCAACGCCACCATTGCCGGCATCAAGGCCGCCTATCCGAACAAAACGCTAGGCGTTATCTGGATTGATGCCCACGCCGACATCCACTCGCCCTATACCACGCCCTCGGGCAATGTGCACGGCATGCCACTGGCCGCGTCCTTGGCCGAAGACAACCGCGAATGCCAGCGCCAACAGCCCGACCAGGAAACTGAATTCTTCTGGCAGCGCCTCAAAAACCTGAGCGTGCCCGGCCCGCGCCTGCGCCCCGAACACTTGGTGTATGTGGCCGTCCGCGACACCGAGCCTGAAGAAGAAGCGCTGATTGAGCGCCTGGGTATCCGCTGGATTCGCCTGCCCGAAATTCAGCAGAAAGGTTCCCGCCAACTTACCCGCGAAATCTATGAGCACCTGCGTTTCTGCGACATGGTGTACATTTCCTTTGATGTAGATAGCCTCGACGCAAGTTTCAGCCGGGGCACTGGTACGCCCGTAGCCGACGGCTTGTACTTGTCGGAAGGTGAAAACCTGTGCCAAGACCTGCTGGAAAACGAGCGGGTAGTGTGTTTCGAGATGGGCGAAATCAACCCCACTCTCGACAACGAAAACACCATGGCGAACAACGCTTTCAACATCCTGGAAAAAGCTACCGATGCTATTGAGCGCCGCCTGCGCATGGATGAAGTGGTGAGCAGGTAA
- a CDS encoding arginine decarboxylase, whose protein sequence is MDTYHDLISQTFDFPSQEFSVEQNELRFHDIDLMALVEKHGTPLRIAYLPRISSQIQRAKQWFKEGIEQTGYQGRYSYAYCTKASHFSFVVEEALKNDVHIETSSWFDISIIRAMHAKGKVSKDTFIICNGFKPEEYKQEITDLINDGFVNCMPILDSPNEVQYYHDHVREKCNLGMRLASDEEPRFQFYTSRLGIRYADAIPLYQQRIKDDPRFELKMLHYFINTGIKDTSYYWSELSRFVHKYCELRKVCDTLTTIDIGGGLPIQTSIQPEYDYPYMIAEVLRTIKRICGEEGVPEPDVFTEFGIFTVGESGATIYSILDEKLQNDKELWYMIDGSFITNLPDTWALNQRFIMLALNGWNKQYKRCQLGGLTCDSQDYYNAEKHIYQVFLPERKPADEQPLYVGFFHTGAYQESLSGYGGIKHCLIPAPKLVILDRDEDGTLTDRVFAEKQDSASMMRILGYQ, encoded by the coding sequence ATGGATACCTATCACGACCTGATTTCCCAAACTTTCGACTTTCCGAGCCAGGAGTTTAGCGTAGAGCAGAACGAACTACGCTTTCACGACATCGATCTGATGGCTCTGGTAGAAAAGCACGGTACGCCGCTGCGCATCGCCTACCTCCCCCGCATAAGTTCCCAAATTCAGCGCGCCAAGCAGTGGTTCAAAGAAGGAATCGAGCAGACTGGCTACCAGGGGCGCTACTCTTACGCCTACTGCACCAAGGCGTCGCACTTTTCATTTGTGGTAGAAGAAGCCCTCAAAAACGACGTGCACATCGAAACCTCGTCGTGGTTTGATATTAGCATCATTCGGGCCATGCACGCCAAAGGCAAGGTCTCCAAAGACACGTTTATCATCTGTAACGGCTTCAAGCCCGAAGAATACAAGCAAGAAATTACCGACCTCATCAACGACGGGTTCGTGAACTGCATGCCCATCCTGGATTCGCCGAACGAGGTGCAGTACTACCACGACCACGTGCGGGAGAAGTGCAACCTCGGCATGCGTCTGGCCTCCGACGAAGAGCCGCGCTTCCAGTTCTATACGTCGCGCCTCGGCATCCGCTACGCCGATGCCATTCCGTTGTACCAGCAGCGCATCAAGGACGACCCGCGCTTCGAGCTGAAGATGCTGCACTACTTCATCAACACCGGCATCAAGGACACGTCGTACTACTGGTCGGAGTTGAGCCGCTTCGTGCACAAGTACTGCGAACTGCGCAAGGTCTGCGACACGCTGACCACCATCGACATTGGGGGCGGCCTGCCCATCCAGACCTCGATTCAGCCCGAGTACGACTACCCCTATATGATTGCCGAGGTGCTGCGCACCATCAAGCGCATCTGCGGGGAAGAAGGCGTGCCGGAGCCAGACGTTTTCACGGAGTTTGGCATCTTCACGGTAGGCGAATCGGGCGCTACTATTTACTCTATTCTGGACGAGAAACTTCAGAACGACAAAGAGTTGTGGTACATGATTGACGGCTCGTTCATCACCAACCTCCCCGACACGTGGGCTCTGAACCAGCGCTTCATTATGCTGGCTCTCAATGGCTGGAACAAGCAGTACAAAAGGTGCCAGTTGGGTGGTCTGACCTGCGATTCACAGGATTATTATAATGCTGAGAAGCACATATATCAGGTTTTCTTGCCCGAGCGCAAACCCGCCGACGAGCAGCCCTTGTATGTTGGTTTCTTCCATACCGGTGCTTATCAGGAAAGCTTGAGCGGCTACGGCGGCATCAAACATTGCCTAATCCCGGCTCCTAAG